A genomic region of Botrytis cinerea B05.10 chromosome 9, complete sequence contains the following coding sequences:
- the Bchis7 gene encoding Bchis7 produces MSKVYLLDYVAGNVRSLANAIEKVGYTIEWIRSPEDVPKADKLILPGVGHFGHCMTQFSKAGYLPAIQKHIDSGKPFMGICVGLQALFEGSAENPAVPGLGYVKATLDRFDDSSKSVPHIGWNSANTSGKEVFGLRPSSKYYYVHSYKVPYKQGELESQGWTVATARYGDEEFVGAVAKGNILATQFHPEKSGVAGLRVIKAFLDGDNNSSAVEGLVAAKEGLTRRVIACLDVRTNDQGDLVVTKGDQYDVREKTDGGNVRNLGKPVEMAKKYYEQGADEVTFLNITSFRDCPVADVPMLEILRQTSKSVFVPLTIGGGIRDTIDTDGTKISALEIATMYFQSGADKVSIGSDAVTAAEEYYSNGKKLSGATAIEQISGAYGNQAVVVSVDPKRVYVSKPEETQHNTIRTRYPGPNGEEYCWYACTIKGGRETRDMDVVELVTAVEAMGTGEILLNCIDKDGTNSGFDLELIDQVKNAVSIPVIASSGAGNPGHFEEVFSKTSTDAALGAGMFHRGEYTVKQVKDSLAEKGLMVRQFESDL; encoded by the exons ATGTCAAAAGTCTATCTCCTTGATTACGTTGCTGGAAATGTGCGTAGCTTGGCCAATGCTATCGAGAAGGTCGGCTACACTATTGAATGGATAAGGTCTCCAGAAGATGTGCCAAAGGCAGAT AAACTCATTCTTCCTGGAGTTGGCCATTTCGGTCACTGCATGACACAATTCTCCAAAGCCGGATACCTTCCAGCGATACAAAAACACATTGATTCAGGGAAACCTTTCATGGGTATCTGTGTTGGATTACAGGCATTATTTGAGGGTTCTGCGGAAAATCCAGCAGTCCCTGGGCTTGGGTATGTCAAGGCGACTCTCGATCGGTTCGACGATAGCTCGAAATCAGTACCACACATTGGATGGAACAGCGCGAATACATCGGGCAAGGAAGTTTTCGGATTGAGACCAAGCTCGAAGTATTATTACGTCCATTCGTACAAAGTTCCATATAAGCAAGGAGAATTGGAAAGCCAAGGTTGGACTGTCGCAACCGCACGCTATGGTGACGAAGAGTTTGTTGGAGCGGTTGCAAAGGGAAACATATTGGCGACACAATTCCACCCAGAAAAGAGTGGAGTTGCTGGACTCAGGGTGATTAAAGCTTTCTTGGATGGAGACAACAATAGTAGCGCAGTTGAAGGCTTGGTCGCTGCCAAAGAAGGCTTGACTAGAAGAGTTATCGCATGTTTGGATGTGCGAACAAATGACCAAGGAGATTTAGTGGTGACAAAGGGTGATCAATACGATGTGCGAGAAAAGACCGATGGGGGGAATGTACGAAATCTAGGAAAGCCAGTTGAGATGGCCAAGAAATACTACGAACAAGGAGCCGACGAAGTTACATTTCTCAACATCACAAGTTTTAGAGATTGCCCGGTAGCAGATGTACCAATGCTCGAAATTTTACGACAGACATCAAAAAGTGTTTTTGTTCCATTAACAATTGGAGGAGGTATTCGAGACACCATTGATACCGATGGTACAAAGATCTCAGCATTGGAAATTGCAACAATGTATTTCCAAAGTGGAGCAGACAAAGTATCCATTGGATCTGATGCTGTAACAGCAGCAGAGGAATATTATTCCAACGGAAAGAAGTTGTCTGGAGCCACAGCCATAGAGCAAATATCTGGCGCTTATGGTAACCAAGCAGTGGTTGTGAGTGTGGATCCAAAGAGAGTTTACGTATCGAAACCTGAAGAAACACAACATAACACTATACGAACAAGATACCCAGGACCAAATGGTGAAGAATATTGCTGGTATGCATGCACGATTAAAGGAGGCCGAGAGACACGAGATATGGATGTCGTTGAGCTTGTGACTGCTGTTGAGGCAATGGGAACGGGCGAGATTCTCTTGAATTGTATAGACAAAGATGGAACAAATAGCGGTTTTGATTTAGAACTCATTGACCAGGTAAAGAATGCGGTGAGCATACCAGTCATTGCTTCTAGTGGAGCTGGAAACCCTGGtcattttgaagaagttttCTCGAAGACTTCCACCGATGCTGCTCTTGGAGCTGGTATGTTCCATAGAGGAGAATATACTGTTAAGCAAGTCAAGGATTCTCTTGCCGAGAAGGGTTTGATGGTTAGACAATTTGAGAGCGATCTCTAA